In Methanobacterium sp., the sequence CTTGGGCAGGAACCGCAGTCACCATCGCCAAAACCAAAGCACTCGGTGGAGCACAGTTTGTAGCAGCAGGAAAAACTGTAACATCCCTAAACTGGATGCAAGTGTTCTGGAGAGCCATTGGATGTAACTGGTTAGTATGTCTCGCAGTTTACCTGGCAATTGCCTCAGATGATATTGTTGGTAAAGTATTCGGAATATGGTTCCCGATAATGGCTTTCGTGACCATTGGATTTGAGCACGTAGTCGCAAATATGTTCTTTATACCTGTCGGAATATTCATAGGCGGAGTAACCTGGTCCCAGTTCTTCATCAACAACATGATACCAGCTACTCTCGGTAACATCGTTGGTGGAGCAATATTTGTGGGCTGTATCTACTGGTTCACCTACCTGCGTGGTACCAAAAAAGCAGAAGCTTAATCTGAGGAAAGTAGTTTACATTGCCAAATTGAACGGTATTTGTAGATCCTTTCCATTTTTCTTTTTTATTTCTTGAAAAAAGGAAGGGTGTCCAAATCTTAAATTCTATCATGAATGATCATATAGGAAACAATCATTCACCCGTGATTTATCACTGGAAATAGTCGGAAATAAGTTATGTCAAAGAAATTATCATGAATATTCATGGATTTTAGAGGAAGAATTATTACATATAAATTTTATATTGAGAGGAGGAAGAAAATGAATATCCAATACACACCAACCACATGCCCCTACTGTGGATGTGGATGTGGATTTAACCTAGTAAGTGTTGATGGCAAACTGAAAGGTGTGGAACCATGGAAAAGAAACCCGGTAAATGAAGGAAAACTTTGTCCAAAGGGTAACTTTTCATACGAGTTTGTCCACCGAGAAGACAGGTTAACCACCCCTTTAATTAAAAAAGGCGGCGAATTTGTAGAAGCAACTTGGGATGAAGCACTTGATTTGGTTGCATCCAAATTAGGTGAAATAAAAGACGCAAATCCAGAAGCTCTAGCATTCCTATCATCCGCAAGATGTACAAATGAAGAAAATTACTTAATGCAGAAACTTGTGCGTACCGTAATAGGAACACACAACATAGACCACTGCGCAAGGCTCTGTCACGGCCCTACAGTTGCCGGACTTGCACAGACCTTTGGATCAGGAGCTATGACTAACTCCCTAGAAAGTGTAGCACATGCAGATTGCATATTTATCATAGGATCCAACACCCTAGAACAGCACCCCCTAATGTGGAGAAGGGTCTTACAAGCAAAAGCTAACGGAGCCAAACTAATAGTTGCAGATCCAAGGTTCACCCCTTCTGCAAAGAAAGCTGACCTTTACCTGCCATTCAAATCCGGAACAGACGTGGCTTTAATGAACGCCATGATGAATGTAATTATTTCTGAAGGACTGGAAGATAAAGAGTTCATAGAAAACCGGACCAAAAACTTTGAAGAATTAAAAGCAGTGGTCATGAAATACCCACCGGAAAAAGTGGCAGATATAACAGAAGCTTCAGCTGATTTAATTAAAGAAGCAGCAATGATGTATGCAAAAGCAGATAATGCTGCTATTATCTATTCTATGGGTATAACTCAACACACCACTGGTACAGATAACGTTATGTCCACATCCAACCTGGCCATGATCACCGGTAACCTTGGAAGGCCTGGTACTGGAGTTAACCCTCTGCGAGGTCAGAACAACGTTCAAGGCGCATGTGACATGGGAGCACTCCCAGTTGTATACCCTGGATACCAAAAGGTCATAGAAGGAGAAATGGCTGAAAAAATGATGACTGCATGGGGATGTGGTGATCTAACCTGCAGACCCGGCCTTACCGTAATTGAAATGATGAACGCAGCGGATGCAGGTGATATCAAGGGTATGTACATAATGGGTGAAAACCCGATGGTCTCAGACCCAGACATACAACACGTTAAAGAAGGTCTTGAAAGCCTGGACTTCTTAGTTGTACAAGATATCTTCTTAACAGAAACAGCTGAACTAGCAGATGTAGTACTCCCTGCAACCTCATGGGCTGAAAAAGACGGAACATTCACCAGTACAGAAAGACGTGTGCAATACATACGAAAAGCAGTAGACGCACCAGGTGAAGCTAGATCTGATTGGTCTATAATCTGTGACATTGCAAAGAAAATGGGCTCTGATCTCTTCAACTACGACTCACCACAAGATATATTTGAAGAAGTAAGGACAGTCACCCCTCAATATGCAGGTATGAATAAAGAAAGACTGGAAAAACCAGAAGCACTGCACTGGCCGTGCCCTGATGAAGAACATCCTGGTACTCCCATACTCTGGGGAGAAAAATGTGCAACTCCAGATGGTCTGGGTGTACTTATGCCAATCGAATTTATACCCCCAGCTGAACTTACAGATGAAGAGTATCCATTTACACTCACCACTGGGCGGATGCTGTTCCACTGGCACACAGGTAGTATGACCCGAAGATCAAAGACCTTAGACCGTGAAGTTCCAACCGGTTTCGTTGAAATTAACACCGAAGATGCTGCTGAACTTGGTATAAAAAATAAGGAACTTGTTCGTGTCAAAACACGACGTGGAGAAATTGAAATCGGTGCCAAAGTTACTCCTGACATCATGAAGGGAATAATATTCATACCATTCCACTTCGTAGAATGTGCTGCCAATACCCTAACCCAGAGTTTTGCATTGGATCCTGCAGCCAAAATGCCGGAATTTAAAGTTTCCGCAGCAAGCATTGAAAAAATGGAGTGATCCCAATGGTTCAAGTAGGCGATATGTATTATGCATGGGGTTCAGACGAGGAAATTGCCAGCAGCGGAGAATGTGGAGGTGCAGTAACCACCATATTAAAGTTCCTTTTAGAAGATGACATAGTGGACGCAGTTCTAGCCGTTAAAAAAGGTTCAGATCTATATGATGCAGTGCCCACACTAATAACCGACCCCGACGAAATCATAGAAACAGCAGGATCCCTCCACTGCGGAACACTGAACATGGCCAAAATAGTGGGGAAATATCTGGACGGTGCCAAAGACATGAAAATCGCCGTCACCACCAAACCCTGCGACGCCATGACCCTGGTAGAACTAATTAAACGGGAAGAAGTGGATGGGGACAACATTCTCATGGTAGGAGTTAACTGTGGAGGTACTATGCCCCCGGTTAAGGCCCGACAGATGATCGAAAAATTCTACGAAACTGACCCAGATGAAGTGGTTAAAGAAGAAATCGCCAAAGGAAAGCTGATCATCGAAACCAAAGACCATGAAGAGCAGGAAATTAGCATCGACGAACTGGAAGACGCTGGATACGGTCGAAGAACCAACTGCCGAAGATGTGAAATCAACATACCACGTATGGCTGATCTTGCATTAGGTAACTGGGGAGTTATCGGACCACTAGCTGGTAAAGCCACCTTTGTAGAAGTATTCTCCGAAAAAGGTGCCGATGTTCTTGGCAAAGCCATAGAATCCGGAGCTCTCAACACCCAGGAACCAATACCTAAAGGTGTTGAAATACGGGCTAACATTGACAAGATCATGGCAAAATTAGCCGGTAAATGGCAAGCCAAAGATTTCGACGAAAGTCGAGGCGAAATACTGACCACAATAGCTCAGTACATGGACGAATTCGACAAATGTATCAAGTGCTATGGTTGCAGGGAATCCTGTCCAATCTGTTACTGTGAAAACTGCTGTCTAGAATCAAATAATGGTCCAGACTGGCTGAGCAAAGAACTTCCACCATCACCACTATTCCATATGGAAAGATTAGTCCACATGGTAGAATCCTGTACCAATTGTGGACAGTGTGAGGAAGTCTGTCCTGCTGAAATACCACTGGCAAAAATTTGGCATGAAATCAACCTCAAACTGCAGGAAACCTATGGTTTCACCAGAGGAATGGATGAAAAAATGCCACCATTGTCTTATTTCCCAGCACCTGGAAAATAAACCGTGAAAAACTTGAAGGTGGGGATTATCCCCCCTTTTTTATATATTTTAATAGCAACACCCATTTAACAT encodes:
- the fdhF gene encoding formate dehydrogenase subunit alpha yields the protein MNIQYTPTTCPYCGCGCGFNLVSVDGKLKGVEPWKRNPVNEGKLCPKGNFSYEFVHREDRLTTPLIKKGGEFVEATWDEALDLVASKLGEIKDANPEALAFLSSARCTNEENYLMQKLVRTVIGTHNIDHCARLCHGPTVAGLAQTFGSGAMTNSLESVAHADCIFIIGSNTLEQHPLMWRRVLQAKANGAKLIVADPRFTPSAKKADLYLPFKSGTDVALMNAMMNVIISEGLEDKEFIENRTKNFEELKAVVMKYPPEKVADITEASADLIKEAAMMYAKADNAAIIYSMGITQHTTGTDNVMSTSNLAMITGNLGRPGTGVNPLRGQNNVQGACDMGALPVVYPGYQKVIEGEMAEKMMTAWGCGDLTCRPGLTVIEMMNAADAGDIKGMYIMGENPMVSDPDIQHVKEGLESLDFLVVQDIFLTETAELADVVLPATSWAEKDGTFTSTERRVQYIRKAVDAPGEARSDWSIICDIAKKMGSDLFNYDSPQDIFEEVRTVTPQYAGMNKERLEKPEALHWPCPDEEHPGTPILWGEKCATPDGLGVLMPIEFIPPAELTDEEYPFTLTTGRMLFHWHTGSMTRRSKTLDREVPTGFVEINTEDAAELGIKNKELVRVKTRRGEIEIGAKVTPDIMKGIIFIPFHFVECAANTLTQSFALDPAAKMPEFKVSAASIEKME
- a CDS encoding Coenzyme F420 hydrogenase/dehydrogenase, beta subunit C-terminal domain, with the translated sequence MVQVGDMYYAWGSDEEIASSGECGGAVTTILKFLLEDDIVDAVLAVKKGSDLYDAVPTLITDPDEIIETAGSLHCGTLNMAKIVGKYLDGAKDMKIAVTTKPCDAMTLVELIKREEVDGDNILMVGVNCGGTMPPVKARQMIEKFYETDPDEVVKEEIAKGKLIIETKDHEEQEISIDELEDAGYGRRTNCRRCEINIPRMADLALGNWGVIGPLAGKATFVEVFSEKGADVLGKAIESGALNTQEPIPKGVEIRANIDKIMAKLAGKWQAKDFDESRGEILTTIAQYMDEFDKCIKCYGCRESCPICYCENCCLESNNGPDWLSKELPPSPLFHMERLVHMVESCTNCGQCEEVCPAEIPLAKIWHEINLKLQETYGFTRGMDEKMPPLSYFPAPGK